GGCGTTGACGAGCTTTCCTTGCGGACGCGCTTGCGTGGTGCCAAGCACGGGACCGGCAAACTCGGGCACCCAGCGCTCCAAGGCGTCGCGGTTGTCCCCGTGCGCGGCCACGCACGCGATGGCGCCGCGGTCGTTGGCCCAGAGTTGGTCGCGCACGTCCCCGTCGAGGTCGGTCACGACGACGGCCGGGAAGACGGCCTGCGCGACGCATGCGGTGGTGGCGGCGTCGCAGGCGACGACGACGTGGTCCTCGGCGAGCGAAGCGAGGCTTTCGGACGGGGCCGGACCGGCCACGACGACCGTCTTTTGGCCAAGCCTACGGGCAAGCGCGCCAACGTCGACGCGCTGCCGGCACCCATCGAGCAGGCGGTCCAGACGCGCCGCGGCGGCCTCGTCCTCGGGAATCGAGTACCCGAAGTCGCGCGCGATCTGGCGGTAGAGCGGCTCCCACGCGGGCCATTCCATGGCCCATCACCGGGCGGGCACGCCCGCGCGCGCGTTCCACGACTTGAGGTACGCGTTGCTCGCCGCGCCGGCAAGCGCAAGGAGCAGGCCCGCGACAAGCTGCAGGAACTCGATCGTGGCCAAGCCCAGCGACTCGCCTTGGAGCGCCCGCGCCATCGAGGCGAGGATCGCCGAGCCGATGAGGCCCGTGGCGATGGCCGAGAAGGGAAGCGGCCAGTAGGGCGAGACGTCCTCGTCCTTCAGCATGGCATCGATGATGCGGCCCGAGAGGTGGATGATGAACGCGAGCACGAACCACCAGATGAGCTGCGCTGCGACCGTGACGACGTACGCCGGCAGGTTGCCGCGGTAGTCCGTCCCGGCAAACGTGCTGAGAAGCCCGTTCACGACGACAAGGAGCGCCACGACGCCCGTGTACACGACAAGCTCGCCCGAAAGGAGGCCCGAGGCGACGCGCGAGGCGAAACCGCGCGCGGTGGCGAAGAGGTGCAGCGCTTTGAGGATGAAGTACGTGCCGATCGTGAAGGTGATGGCGCCGATTCCCTTGTCGGCCTGGCCGGCAAGCGCGAAGGCGCCGTACACGACAAGGCCAAGCGCAAACGGGATGACAAACGTGCGGCGGACCTTGTCGTCCTCGAGGGCCTTCTTGACGACGTAGAACGTGCCCTCGATGTCCGCGTTCTGCTTCACGATGATGCGCCGCACGGCCTCGACGCGCACGCGGCTTGTGACAAGCGGCAGGATGAACTCGTCCTCGGCGCCGTCGGTGACAAAGACGCACCGGTCCGCCTGGATGCGGGAGAGGACCTCGTCGAGCTGGCGGGTGATGCCCGTGTCGCTCGTGAGCCCCACGCGCTTGTCGCCGCAGATCGTCACGATCTCGGCGTCCACGCCCTCGCGGCGGAGCTGGTCGTAGATGTTGATGGCCCCAAAGAGGGCGTTCGTGTCGCTCTCCTCGGGGTCGGCGATGCCCATGAGTGTGGCCACGCGAAGGTTGTTCTCCCGACCGATGATGGGCGAGCCGGCTCCCACCTTCTCGCCAAAGTCGTTGTCGCGGTCGATGCACAGAACAAGCGTCTTCATGGGAGGGCAGGCGCCCGATTTCCCCTGCACCGTATAAATAAGCTCTGAGACAGGACACGAAGCAAGCAAGGGGCAAGCGCGCGCTTTCGGGTTGACGAGAGCGTCGCGGGAACGTATTTAATCCCGCAGAACGCCTGGCGCTCGGGTGCCGCCCGTGCGCCTCGCGCTTGCCTTGTTCGTCGTCGTGCCCGCCGCCTCGCTTTCCGGCTGCCTTGGCCCGTCCGCCGAAAACGGGACGCTTGCGCCTGCCGACCTGCCGCTCGTCGATCGCCTGGCGCCCGTGCTCTTTGGCGGCTACCTGCACGAGTACTTCGACATTCCCGTCGACGGCCCGCAAGGACGCATCTCGATCCACCTCGACCTGTGGCGCCCCGACCCGGCCACGTTTGTCGGCGACGACGCGTCGCTTGCGGAGGCGCCCGCGCCCGTCGTGGTCGACATGGGCCCGTACTTCGGGTCGATCAAGCGCGGCGAAGACCGCCGCACGTCCCACTACGTGCACAAGTGGATGTTCGAGCACATGATCCCGCGCGGCTACGCGTTTGCCGCCGTCGAGAACGCGGGAAGCGCGGGCTCGACGGGCTGCTGGGACTTCATGGGGCCCAACGAGGTGGCCGGCGCGGCCGCCGCCGTCGATTGGCTGGGATCGCAGCCCTGGAGCAACGGCAAGGTGGGCATGATCGGCAAGAGCTACGACGGCATGACGCAGATCATGGCGGCAAGCCGCAATCCGCAGCACTTGGCGACGATCGTTCCGGTGGCGCCGCTCACGCACGCCTACGCCGGCGTCTACATGAACGGCGTGCCCTACCTCGGATTCTGGGGCGGCGCGCTTGCCGCCTACACGGTCCTGACGGGCATCGCAGACATTCCCACGCACACGCCCGAGCGCGTCCCGAACGCCGTCGCGCGGGCGCCGCACATGGCCCAATGCACGCCCGAGAACGTCGTGGGCGGCCTTGGGAACCTCGGCGACTACAACGAGTACTACCAGAAGCGCGACTTCCGCGAAAGCGCAAAGACGCTCTCCATCCCCGTCTTCTTCATGCAGGGGTTCCTCGACGCAAACGTGCGCCCGGACAACGCCTTCCCGTACGTGAACGACCTCCCCGGCCCGAAGATGGTGTGGCTTGGGCAGTGGCGCCACGACTACGCGAACGCCACGTGGGCCGGCCGCGAGGACATGTACCTTGCGCTCCACCGCTGGTTCGACCGGTGGCTCCTTGGCATCGACAACGGAATCGAGAACGAGCTTGGCATCGTAGTCCAAGACTCGCAAGGCAACTGGCGCCGCGAGGAAACGTGGCCCCCCGCCGACGCGCAGCCGCTCCTGTTCCGCTTGGCCGAGGGCCGGCTCGTCGCCGACCCCGCCGCGCAGGGAACCTTCTCGCGCTTCGTCGACGACGGCAACCCCGAATGGCACCTTGGCCGCGCCCGGCCCGTGCAAGCGCCCCTGCCAAACTACGTCGTCTACTACGGCGAGCCCCTGACGCACGCCGCGCACGTCGCCGGACCGGCCGTGCTCGAGATCCACGTCAAGTCCAACGGTCCCCGCGGCCAGATCGTCGCCTTGCTCCTCGACTGCCCCGCGACCGGAAGCCACGAGTGCGACCTCGTCGCGTACGGCGCCATGAACCTCCTCCACCGCAACGGGCTTGCCCGCGGCGAGCCCCTCACGCCGGGGGAAGCCGTGCGCGCGGTCTTCGAGCTGCAGCCGCGCGACTACGTCTTTGCCGCCGGGCGCGTGCCCGCGCTCGTGCTCGCCGGCACGGACGGGCGGTTCTTCATGCCCGAGCCCACGCGCAACGTCCTCACGATCTTCGAGGACGACGAGCGCCCCTCGAGCCTCCAGCTTCCGCTTGTCGCGCGCGGACCCGAGACGGTGCTGTTCACCGCCTGCGGCGTCTACCAGAAGAGCTTGCCTTGCTACGATCCCGAGCGCAAGGACGCCTACCACGCGACGAAGGCCTAGGGTCCCGACACGGGCGGGACCTTCGACAGCTCGCCGGGCGAGAGCGCGACCGCCTTCTTCCACACCCACGCGCCGTGCTCCTTCGCAACCTCCTCCACGCGGGGCGCAAGGTCGGCCGGAAGCAAGAGCACGTTGCGGCGCAGGAGAAGGTGGGGCTTGCCCGCAAGAAGGCCCGGGCGCTCGCGGCCGCGGTCCGTCCAGCCAAAGAGCGCGCGCTGGAGGCGGTTCATGGAGGTGCGCGAGGCGGCGGGCGGGTGCCCGTAGACGAGGACGAAGCCGGCGGCCATCGTGCGATGAATGTTCATCGCAGGCTTGAAGGCTTCGCCGGCAAGCTTCAAGCGCGCCGCGCGGCCTCCCTCGCGCATGCTCCTTGAGCGCCGCATCGTGGGCCGCATGCAGAACTTCACCTACCTCGTGGGCGACCCGCAGACGAAGGAGGCGGCCATCGTCGACCCGAGCTTCGACGCAAGCGTGCCGGTGAGCCTCGCGCGCACGCTTGGCTACGAGGTGACGCACGTCTTCAACACGCACGAGCACTTCGACCACGTGCAGGACGACGCCGTCGCGCGCAAGCTCACGGGGGCAAAGGTCGTGGCCCACGAGGCGGCCGACATCGACGAGAAGGACGTTTCCGTGCGCGACGGCGAGATCGTGCGCGTGGGCAGCCTCGACGTGAAGGCGCTCCACTGCCCCGGCCACACGCCAGGCAGCACGAGTTGGCTCGTCCACGACCCGGCGGGCGTGGGCCACGTGTTCACGGGCGACGTGCTCTTCGTGGGCAACTGCGGCCGGTGCGACCTTCCCGGAAGCGACCCCGCGGCCATGTGGAACACGCTCCACAACGTGCTCGGCAAGCTTCCGGACGAGACGGTCGTGCTGCCCGGGCACGACTACGGCCCCACGCCGCAGAGCACGATCGGCCACGAAAAACGAACCAACTACACGATGGCGCGCATGACGCAATCCGAGTTCGTCCGCTTCGTGCTGTCGCCCGGCTGAGCGCCGGGACGGACCTTGGAATCGTCCGCGCGCGCTACGGGGCGTCCCTCATCCTATTTTCGCGCCCGCGTCGCAGTGCGGCTGATGGAAGCCACGGTCATCATCCCCGTACTGAACGAGGGACCGCGGCTTGCCCGCTGCGTGGAGGCGGTCGCCCGCCAGGAGGGCGCGAAGTTCGAAATCCTCGTCGTGGACGGCGGCAGCACGGACGGCTGCCTGGCCGCCTTGCGGTGCAGCGAAGCGACGGTCGTCCACGCGCCCGGCCTTGGCGTCTCGGCCTCGCGCAACCTGGGCGCCCGTCGGGCGCGCGGGCACGTGTTGGCGTTCACGGACGGCGACTGCGTGCCGCGGCCGGGGTGGCTTCGGACCTTGCTCGACCGCGCCTCGGAGCCGGGCGTGGGCGGCGTGGGCGGGGCGTTGCGTCACTCGGCTCGCGGCTTTGCCGGGCGCGCCGAGGACCTCGAGACGACGGCGTTCTACCGGGGGTACATCACGAGCAACGTCGCCTACCACGCGGACGTCTTCCGCGAGGTCGGAGGGTTCGATCCCTCGCTGCGCTGCGCGGAGGACTGGGACCTCGCCTGGCGCGTCATGGCCATGGGCCACGACCTCGTCTATTGTCCGGAGGCCGTGGTGGAGCACGACCCGCCGGAGAACGAGGGGTACTCCTCCTTCCTTCGGAAGCAGTTCTGGTACGCGCGCAACGACGTCCCCGTCCTGCTTCGCCGGGCGCGCGGCGCCAACGGCCCGGGCCGCCGGAGCGCGCGGGAGTTCCTGGGCGGCGCCCTGTACCACGCCGCAAGCCTCGCCCTTCTGGGCTCGGTCGTGGGCGCGCCCGCCGGCGCCGTCCTGTGGGGCGGCTGGGCCCTCCGGCGCGCGCTCATGGTCCGTCGCCGCAACGCGTACGCGAGAGGGCGCGTCGCGCACCTGGCCGCCCACTTCGCCCTGAAGAGCCTCGCGCGCGGGGCCGGCACGTGGGTGGGCCTCGCCGACGTGGCCCGAACGGGTCTGGCCGCGCGGCGGCAGGTCCCGGAGGGACCTGCGCGACCCCTCAAATCCGAGAAGCGCACGAACGTGCGCGCATGAAGGCGCCCGATCCTCTCCTGTCCGCCATCGACCGCTTCCCCGACCTCGACGCGCGCCTTGCGCGCACCGTGACCCGCCTCTCCGAGCGCATGCCCCAGGCGGCCGAGCGCGTCGGCGCGCCGCGCGACGGTTGGGACGCCGCGCTTGCGTCCTGGGCGCGCGACTGCCGGCGGATCGAGCGCGCCATCGTGGAGGTCACGAAGGTGCGGTGCAGGATCCCCGACGGGGCGCCCACGCGCTAGAAGAGGGGCTCCTCGCCAGGATACGTAGGCACGCCAGCCACCACGCGGGCGAGCTTCGAAAGCTCGTGCGGCTTGATCGAATCGGGTCCAAGCAGATGGACGACGTCTGCCCCGCGCGCCACGGCGGCGTCGGCCAGGAGATTGCGGTGGCAGCGCCACGGGACGGCCTCGGCGCACATGACCACGGTGGGCGACTGCGCGGCTTTGGAAAGAAGATGGGAAAGCGCGGCTTGGAACTCCGGTGTTGCCATGTGGTCCGCGTAGGCGCGGAACATGCCGCTTCGAAGCGCCGTGTTGCGCGAGCCGGGCTTGGGCTTCCGTAGGCCGCCCAAGGCGGGCGCGTGCTCGTACGCGATGCCGTGCTCGGCCAAGGTCACCGACAGGGCGTCGCCGCTTGCCCACGGGACCCGGCGTGAGGCGGGAACCGTGCGGACGTCCACGAGGAGGCGGACCCCGTGCGCCCCGAGGGTTTCGAGGAAACGGGCGAGATCCTGGTTCGAGTGACCGATCGTGAAAAGCCGCGTTCGGCCTCACGCCTCGGGAACTTCGGCCGCCTTCGCGGCCTTCTGCAAGCGCTGGCTTCTCTGCTTGGCATTGAAGCCCGTCACGCGCTCGAGGAACTGGTTCCACACGGTCATCGTCTGACGCGCCACGTCGGTGCTCGCCTCGCGGTCCGTCTCGGAATCGATGGCGATCTTGTCCTTCGCGAGGACCTTCACGCGAATCCGCTTGATGGCGCCGAAGGTTGCCGTGAGGTACCCATCGCCGTCCTGCGTCACGGTGCCGAAGGCCTCCTCCATGACCTTGCGCAGTTCGTCGCCCTCGATCGTCTTGTAGTGGCCGCGCTTGATCTCGTATTCACGCATGGGGACCGCAGGGTTCAAATCCCCGCGGGACTAAAAAGGATGACGGAGCCGTCCCATGGTCGTTCCCGGCCTTTGCGTCGTCTGCAGCCGGCCCGCCACCACGAGCTGCCGCCTTTGCGGCTCGATCGTGTGCCAGGCGCACGCCGTCGGACCCGCCGGCGGCTGCGCCCGCTGCCTGGGATCGAGGATCTGACGCGATCCGCGCAAGCGCGATATAGCACAAGCGCGTAGGCCAAAGGCGTGATCCGGTTCCTGGCGACGCTCGCCTTGCTCCTTGCGGCCCTTGCCGTCTCGGGCTGCACGAGCCCGCCGAATCCTTCCTCGCCCTTCGTCGGCAAGACGGCGCCCGAGGTCTCCGTCGTGGACGTGCAGGGAAACGCGCTGAGGCTCTCGGAGCTTCGCGGCCGCGTCGTCGTCCTCGACCTCATGGGCGTGAACTGCCCGCCGTGCCGCGAGCAGATGCCCTACTTCGTCCGCTTCGCCGACCGCCACGGCGGCGGCAACGCCCAATCCGGAGAGGGCGTCGTGATGATGAGCGTCGACCTCGCCGCAACTTTCCCGGGCCTTGGCGCGAGAAACGACGACGAGGTCCGCGCGTTCGCGCAGGAATACCGCGCGGGCTGGCATTTCGCACAGGACCTCGACTCGGCTGTCGGGACCGCGTACCGGCCCGTGGGCCTGCCCACGGTCGTGATCGTCGACGCAAACGGAGTCATCCAGTTCCGCAAGGACGGCGGCGTCGTGTCCGACGAGACGCTCGAACGCGAGCTCCAACGCATCGGGGGGCAGACGGCCTGACCGACCCCGTCTTCCTCCTGCAAGCCTTCGCCGTGGGCCTCCTCGCCTTCTTCGCGCCGTGCACCGTGGCCATGCTGCCCGCGTACCTCGGATTCTTCCTCGGCCGCGACCTTCCGGCGCC
This sequence is a window from Candidatus Thermoplasmatota archaeon. Protein-coding genes within it:
- a CDS encoding 6-hydroxymethylpterin diphosphokinase MptE-like protein — encoded protein: MEWPAWEPLYRQIARDFGYSIPEDEAAAARLDRLLDGCRQRVDVGALARRLGQKTVVVAGPAPSESLASLAEDHVVVACDAATTACVAQAVFPAVVVTDLDGDVRDQLWANDRGAIACVAAHGDNRDALERWVPEFAGPVLGTTQARPQGKLVNAGGFTDGDRACFLAAAAGARELVLTGFDFSRPAPKEGKDAEVKRRKLAWAKRLIDEFVAPRVPVRFEP
- a CDS encoding DUF373 family protein, producing the protein MKTLVLCIDRDNDFGEKVGAGSPIIGRENNLRVATLMGIADPEESDTNALFGAINIYDQLRREGVDAEIVTICGDKRVGLTSDTGITRQLDEVLSRIQADRCVFVTDGAEDEFILPLVTSRVRVEAVRRIIVKQNADIEGTFYVVKKALEDDKVRRTFVIPFALGLVVYGAFALAGQADKGIGAITFTIGTYFILKALHLFATARGFASRVASGLLSGELVVYTGVVALLVVVNGLLSTFAGTDYRGNLPAYVVTVAAQLIWWFVLAFIIHLSGRIIDAMLKDEDVSPYWPLPFSAIATGLIGSAILASMARALQGESLGLATIEFLQLVAGLLLALAGAASNAYLKSWNARAGVPAR
- a CDS encoding CocE/NonD family hydrolase — its product is MPPVRLALALFVVVPAASLSGCLGPSAENGTLAPADLPLVDRLAPVLFGGYLHEYFDIPVDGPQGRISIHLDLWRPDPATFVGDDASLAEAPAPVVVDMGPYFGSIKRGEDRRTSHYVHKWMFEHMIPRGYAFAAVENAGSAGSTGCWDFMGPNEVAGAAAAVDWLGSQPWSNGKVGMIGKSYDGMTQIMAASRNPQHLATIVPVAPLTHAYAGVYMNGVPYLGFWGGALAAYTVLTGIADIPTHTPERVPNAVARAPHMAQCTPENVVGGLGNLGDYNEYYQKRDFRESAKTLSIPVFFMQGFLDANVRPDNAFPYVNDLPGPKMVWLGQWRHDYANATWAGREDMYLALHRWFDRWLLGIDNGIENELGIVVQDSQGNWRREETWPPADAQPLLFRLAEGRLVADPAAQGTFSRFVDDGNPEWHLGRARPVQAPLPNYVVYYGEPLTHAAHVAGPAVLEIHVKSNGPRGQIVALLLDCPATGSHECDLVAYGAMNLLHRNGLARGEPLTPGEAVRAVFELQPRDYVFAAGRVPALVLAGTDGRFFMPEPTRNVLTIFEDDERPSSLQLPLVARGPETVLFTACGVYQKSLPCYDPERKDAYHATKA
- a CDS encoding MBL fold metallo-hydrolase, which translates into the protein MLLERRIVGRMQNFTYLVGDPQTKEAAIVDPSFDASVPVSLARTLGYEVTHVFNTHEHFDHVQDDAVARKLTGAKVVAHEAADIDEKDVSVRDGEIVRVGSLDVKALHCPGHTPGSTSWLVHDPAGVGHVFTGDVLFVGNCGRCDLPGSDPAAMWNTLHNVLGKLPDETVVLPGHDYGPTPQSTIGHEKRTNYTMARMTQSEFVRFVLSPG
- a CDS encoding glycosyltransferase is translated as MEATVIIPVLNEGPRLARCVEAVARQEGAKFEILVVDGGSTDGCLAALRCSEATVVHAPGLGVSASRNLGARRARGHVLAFTDGDCVPRPGWLRTLLDRASEPGVGGVGGALRHSARGFAGRAEDLETTAFYRGYITSNVAYHADVFREVGGFDPSLRCAEDWDLAWRVMAMGHDLVYCPEAVVEHDPPENEGYSSFLRKQFWYARNDVPVLLRRARGANGPGRRSAREFLGGALYHAASLALLGSVVGAPAGAVLWGGWALRRALMVRRRNAYARGRVAHLAAHFALKSLARGAGTWVGLADVARTGLAARRQVPEGPARPLKSEKRTNVRA
- a CDS encoding DUF488 domain-containing protein translates to MGHSNQDLARFLETLGAHGVRLLVDVRTVPASRRVPWASGDALSVTLAEHGIAYEHAPALGGLRKPKPGSRNTALRSGMFRAYADHMATPEFQAALSHLLSKAAQSPTVVMCAEAVPWRCHRNLLADAAVARGADVVHLLGPDSIKPHELSKLARVVAGVPTYPGEEPLF
- a CDS encoding DUF5611 family protein; protein product: MREYEIKRGHYKTIEGDELRKVMEEAFGTVTQDGDGYLTATFGAIKRIRVKVLAKDKIAIDSETDREASTDVARQTMTVWNQFLERVTGFNAKQRSQRLQKAAKAAEVPEA
- a CDS encoding TlpA disulfide reductase family protein translates to MIRFLATLALLLAALAVSGCTSPPNPSSPFVGKTAPEVSVVDVQGNALRLSELRGRVVVLDLMGVNCPPCREQMPYFVRFADRHGGGNAQSGEGVVMMSVDLAATFPGLGARNDDEVRAFAQEYRAGWHFAQDLDSAVGTAYRPVGLPTVVIVDANGVIQFRKDGGVVSDETLERELQRIGGQTA